The Flavobacterium faecale genome has a segment encoding these proteins:
- a CDS encoding TonB-dependent receptor domain-containing protein yields the protein MKKIICALTILGALNGYAQKAPQKIDSIKVTLLNEVLVSGSSIKNPAQVIVKQDFSEKVVQPKNSGELFEDINGFHLIKRGNYAVDPAFRASQYEQLNVQIDGGTKAFHACPNRMDPVTTLVNPEEITKIEIIKGPFSVRYGNTFAGLINLVSKSPANNTKLLSGSLSSGYESNGNSMVNMFTLDSKIKKFDFSGNFSYRDYGNYEDGNQNEIPSSFRSISYGLKTGYQITDNQRLQATLRQNFGRDVLHAGLPMDTDEDNSTMVNLDYKLETNSNYFKGLTSKVYYSCVDHIMTNSRRASFANSEAVSKVNALTYGGKIETEWNFGSKVQLFTGIDMVNLSREGGRDRLVKVDMMGNTLATPIAFFDKVWQDSYSNDFGYFAETKIKASDKSWLTIGSRLDFITSDANDLDPTFSALYPSLEKRNETIYSGTVSYQYLFNPNYKVEASFGRGTRAANIEERFIAFFNIGRDAYEYVGNPNLKPEVNNQFELSFDGKTNLKGFFNSVQYGTSVFYSIYENYILGVVDASLTRKYNSTTPPVNPKVFRNIDKALKTGFEAYGNIAFHEHFNFGTEVSYTYTENKDFNESLPLTPPLVTRIKLGYEYKKFWAKALYTLTAKQNKISTSYDEITTAGYEVMDLNIGYKPIKSVSIGMGLLNVFDQYYNNHLTFAFNNVAGFGRVPITEPGRNFTLFVNYKF from the coding sequence ATGAAAAAAATTATCTGTGCCTTAACGATATTAGGCGCGCTAAACGGTTATGCTCAAAAAGCACCACAAAAAATAGACTCTATCAAGGTCACGCTGCTTAACGAGGTCCTAGTTAGTGGTTCGTCTATAAAAAATCCCGCTCAAGTTATTGTAAAACAAGACTTCTCTGAAAAAGTCGTACAGCCTAAAAATTCAGGTGAATTGTTTGAAGATATCAATGGTTTTCATCTCATAAAAAGAGGCAATTATGCGGTAGACCCTGCTTTTAGAGCGTCACAATACGAGCAACTCAATGTTCAGATCGATGGCGGAACTAAAGCATTTCATGCTTGTCCCAACCGTATGGATCCTGTGACTACCTTGGTTAATCCTGAGGAAATTACTAAAATCGAAATCATAAAAGGCCCATTTTCTGTTCGCTACGGAAACACTTTTGCAGGACTTATTAATTTAGTTTCAAAATCTCCAGCTAACAACACTAAGCTGCTTAGTGGGAGTCTTTCTTCAGGATATGAAAGTAATGGGAACTCTATGGTAAACATGTTTACTTTAGACAGTAAAATTAAAAAGTTTGACTTTTCTGGAAACTTCAGTTATCGCGATTATGGGAACTATGAAGACGGAAATCAAAACGAAATTCCGTCCTCGTTTAGAAGTATTAGTTATGGCTTAAAAACGGGTTATCAAATCACAGACAACCAGCGTCTACAAGCAACATTACGTCAAAATTTTGGTCGTGATGTGCTACATGCTGGCTTACCAATGGATACAGATGAGGACAATAGTACGATGGTTAATCTAGATTATAAACTAGAAACAAACAGCAATTATTTCAAAGGATTAACTTCTAAGGTTTACTACTCGTGTGTAGATCATATTATGACCAATTCAAGAAGAGCTAGTTTTGCGAATTCAGAAGCAGTCTCAAAGGTAAATGCTCTAACCTATGGCGGGAAAATTGAAACAGAATGGAATTTTGGTTCCAAAGTGCAATTATTTACTGGTATCGATATGGTCAATTTGTCTCGAGAAGGCGGTAGAGATCGTTTGGTTAAAGTTGATATGATGGGAAATACGCTTGCTACTCCTATTGCTTTCTTTGATAAAGTTTGGCAAGATAGTTACTCGAATGACTTTGGTTATTTTGCAGAAACAAAAATTAAAGCTTCTGATAAATCTTGGTTGACTATTGGTTCTCGCTTGGATTTTATTACTTCAGATGCTAATGATTTAGACCCAACTTTTTCTGCTTTGTATCCATCTTTAGAAAAAAGAAATGAGACCATTTATAGCGGAACAGTTTCGTACCAATACCTTTTTAATCCCAATTATAAAGTAGAAGCTTCTTTTGGTCGAGGAACTAGAGCAGCCAATATAGAAGAACGCTTTATTGCCTTTTTCAACATTGGAAGAGATGCTTATGAATACGTAGGGAATCCAAATTTAAAACCTGAAGTCAACAATCAATTTGAACTGAGTTTTGACGGAAAAACAAACTTAAAAGGTTTCTTTAATTCGGTTCAATATGGAACATCAGTATTTTATTCTATTTATGAAAACTATATTCTAGGCGTTGTTGATGCCTCTTTAACTCGAAAATACAACTCGACTACGCCACCTGTAAATCCTAAGGTTTTTAGGAATATAGACAAGGCCTTGAAGACAGGTTTTGAAGCCTACGGAAACATTGCATTCCATGAGCATTTTAATTTTGGAACAGAGGTTTCATACACCTATACCGAAAATAAAGATTTTAATGAAAGCTTGCCACTAACTCCACCATTAGTAACGCGAATAAAATTGGGTTATGAATACAAGAAGTTCTGGGCCAAAGCGTTGTACACCTTGACAGCCAAACAAAACAAAATTTCGACTAGTTATGATGAAATTACTACCGCAGGTTATGAAGTGATGGATTTAAACATTGGTTACAAGCCTATAAAATCAGTCTCTATTGGAATGGGACTTTTAAATGTGTTTGATCAGTATTACAACAATCATTTAACCTTTGCTTTCAACAATGTAGCCGGTTTTGGAAGAGTTCCTATTACGGAGCCTGGTCGAAACTTTACACTCTTTGTAAACTATAAATTTTAA
- a CDS encoding cytochrome c, with product MSIFHDHKKLFTLATALFGTLTLFVAVFPSLYNQENSAPLYGSVPLTEQEEAGRQIYISNGCVGCHTQQVRNVDMDKTWGSRPGIASDYAYSTRKSIWQNSGTLMGTERTGPDLTNIGDRQPSQDWHLVHLFNPRTVMPQSIMAPYPWLFEIKDKAEKGDIKVNVPEEFLHGQKGVVVATQDALNLVAYLKSLRQVKLPDGTPDPIFLYKIEKAEATAAATGAPVELNGSDLYGANCMACHQQNGEGLPGAFPPLKGSKIVLDDNPEIMVGIIMNGYNAREDYGEMPAVGTNANLSAEEIAAIMNHEKTSWGNNAKKVTPDQVKKLMELAKLSAPKP from the coding sequence ATGAGTATATTTCACGATCATAAAAAACTTTTTACGTTAGCTACTGCCCTATTTGGCACATTAACGCTATTTGTAGCCGTATTTCCATCATTATACAATCAAGAAAATAGCGCGCCTTTATATGGAAGTGTGCCACTTACAGAGCAGGAAGAAGCAGGAAGGCAAATATACATAAGCAATGGCTGTGTAGGTTGCCACACGCAACAAGTACGTAATGTAGATATGGATAAGACGTGGGGAAGTCGCCCCGGGATTGCCTCCGACTATGCTTACAGCACTAGAAAAAGTATTTGGCAAAATTCAGGTACTTTGATGGGAACTGAACGTACAGGTCCTGACTTAACCAATATTGGAGACAGACAACCGAGCCAAGACTGGCATTTAGTCCATTTATTCAATCCTAGAACGGTAATGCCTCAATCAATCATGGCGCCATATCCTTGGTTATTTGAAATCAAGGATAAAGCTGAAAAAGGCGATATCAAAGTTAATGTTCCCGAAGAATTTCTACACGGTCAAAAAGGAGTTGTGGTAGCTACTCAAGACGCATTGAACTTGGTGGCTTATTTAAAAAGTTTAAGACAAGTTAAATTACCTGACGGAACACCAGACCCTATCTTTTTATACAAAATAGAAAAGGCAGAAGCTACTGCAGCAGCTACGGGTGCTCCGGTAGAATTAAATGGAAGCGACTTATATGGTGCAAATTGTATGGCGTGTCACCAACAAAACGGAGAAGGGCTTCCGGGTGCTTTCCCTCCTTTGAAAGGAAGCAAAATTGTATTGGATGACAATCCTGAAATCATGGTTGGTATTATCATGAACGGTTACAATGCTAGAGAAGATTATGGCGAAATGCCAGCCGTGGGAACCAATGCTAATCTATCTGCAGAAGAAATTGCGGCCATTATGAATCACGAAAAAACAAGCTGGGGAAATAATGCTAAAAAAGTAACTCCGGATCAAGTTAAAAAATTGATGGAACTTGCCAAATTAAGCGCACCAAAACCTTAA
- a CDS encoding class I SAM-dependent methyltransferase, which produces MSDFWNERYAENEYAYGIKPNQFFAESISKLPENGKIVFPAEGEGRNAVFAAKNGFEVFAFDTSIEGKKKADKLANDQGVKIDYRVRILEELDFEPASFDGAVFIYAHFPKSIRATIHKQIEELLKPNGVLIFEAFSKEQLQYPSGGPKDLEMLFSEEEIKDEFKNIEFDFLKTEIIELSEGPYHQGKGSVVRFIGKKK; this is translated from the coding sequence ATGAGTGATTTTTGGAACGAACGATATGCTGAAAACGAGTATGCTTACGGAATTAAGCCCAATCAATTTTTTGCAGAATCGATTTCTAAATTGCCTGAAAACGGAAAAATAGTATTTCCTGCCGAAGGAGAAGGTCGCAATGCCGTTTTTGCAGCAAAAAACGGATTTGAAGTTTTTGCTTTTGATACGAGTATTGAAGGTAAAAAAAAGGCAGACAAGCTAGCTAATGATCAAGGTGTAAAGATTGATTATCGCGTTAGGATACTAGAAGAATTAGATTTTGAACCCGCTTCTTTTGATGGAGCGGTTTTTATTTATGCTCATTTTCCAAAATCTATTCGTGCAACGATTCACAAGCAAATTGAAGAATTGTTAAAACCGAATGGAGTACTAATTTTTGAGGCATTTAGCAAAGAACAATTGCAATATCCTTCTGGCGGACCAAAAGATCTTGAGATGTTATTTTCTGAAGAGGAGATCAAGGATGAATTTAAAAACATTGAGTTCGATTTCTTAAAAACAGAAATTATCGAATTAAGTGAAGGGCCTTATCATCAAGGTAAAGGATCAGTTGTTCGATTTATAGGCAAGAAAAAATGA
- a CDS encoding cytochrome C: MDHKSKVIIFVDDDIQPIGEFEAPVNFELDTRKLTDGLHQLKIVSKDPTGKEGIRVIPFKVRNGPAIAVEGLKDNDEVDGVLPLMINAYGKGNQKSFLIDGSETPKSVPSWLISGIIAFIAWAIYYLITSLG, from the coding sequence ATGGACCATAAAAGTAAAGTGATTATATTTGTTGATGATGATATTCAGCCAATAGGAGAGTTTGAAGCACCTGTAAATTTTGAATTAGATACTCGCAAATTAACCGATGGATTACACCAACTAAAAATAGTTAGTAAAGACCCTACTGGAAAAGAAGGAATTAGAGTGATCCCTTTTAAAGTTAGGAATGGTCCCGCAATTGCTGTTGAGGGATTAAAAGACAATGACGAAGTTGATGGTGTTTTACCGTTGATGATTAATGCGTACGGAAAAGGGAATCAAAAATCATTTTTGATCGATGGTAGCGAAACGCCTAAAAGTGTTCCTTCTTGGTTAATTTCTGGTATCATAGCTTTTATTGCTTGGGCGATCTATTATTTAATAACATCATTAGGATAA
- a CDS encoding Tll0287-like domain-containing protein, producing the protein MKKIVILFSVVLLFSCNMKKHSYQDIDNATSFVYQPQEAKDLMEKHCYTCHSPTAAEDEGRIAPPFVAIKARYIDKEGYNKAEFIKAISEFVANPTDDNALLYGAVRKFGVMPKQVFPDSATVKIAAFMYDYKVEAPAWFKEHWQGHGNTDWEQSGKEFVAAAKEKTYADIGLEYALGTQKVLGKNLMGTIQKKGTIEAMAFCNIQAIPLTDSMSVNYNAKIKRVSDKNRNPNNKANAEELIYIEKFKKDLAANKELKPVVVEKGDKVHFYYPIPTNAMCLQCHGTSDNIKPEVQMKIKGLYPNDLATGYSENEVRGIWSIVFDKK; encoded by the coding sequence ATGAAAAAAATCGTTATACTTTTTTCGGTAGTTCTACTTTTCTCTTGTAATATGAAGAAGCATTCGTATCAAGATATTGACAACGCTACTAGTTTTGTTTATCAACCCCAAGAGGCCAAAGATTTAATGGAGAAGCACTGTTACACCTGCCATAGTCCTACTGCAGCTGAGGATGAAGGGAGAATCGCACCGCCATTTGTTGCTATTAAAGCACGTTATATTGATAAGGAAGGATATAACAAAGCCGAATTTATAAAAGCAATTTCTGAATTTGTAGCAAATCCTACAGATGATAATGCTTTACTATATGGAGCAGTGAGAAAATTTGGCGTGATGCCAAAACAAGTTTTCCCTGATAGTGCTACCGTAAAAATTGCCGCATTTATGTATGATTATAAAGTGGAAGCGCCGGCATGGTTCAAGGAGCATTGGCAAGGTCACGGAAATACAGATTGGGAACAATCAGGTAAAGAGTTTGTTGCTGCTGCAAAAGAAAAAACTTATGCAGATATAGGTTTAGAATACGCATTGGGAACCCAAAAGGTTTTAGGTAAAAATCTAATGGGAACCATCCAAAAGAAAGGAACTATAGAAGCAATGGCTTTTTGTAATATTCAGGCCATTCCATTAACAGATAGTATGTCCGTGAATTACAACGCAAAAATCAAACGTGTTTCTGATAAAAATAGAAATCCAAACAATAAAGCAAATGCCGAAGAATTGATTTATATCGAGAAATTCAAGAAAGATTTGGCAGCAAATAAAGAACTTAAACCAGTCGTCGTAGAGAAAGGCGATAAAGTACATTTTTACTACCCTATACCAACTAATGCTATGTGTTTGCAATGTCATGGTACGTCTGATAATATTAAACCAGAAGTACAAATGAAAATAAAAGGATTGTATCCAAATGATTTGGCAACGGGTTATAGTGAGAATGAAGTAAGAGGAATTTGGAGTATTGTATTTGATAAAAAGTAA
- a CDS encoding methyltransferase family protein translates to MIKTWKDYLFVSIQFLLFGLYAFDFLPSFDLPQSVKYIGLLFAIIGFIISALSVLQLNKNLTVFPTPKTDSELITFGMYKLSRHPIYTGLILFTFGYAFYKVSFLKLVIAFVLLLLFYFKTKYEEQQLLQKFSDYKEYQKKVNLFFPKIIKPQE, encoded by the coding sequence ATGATAAAAACTTGGAAAGATTATTTATTTGTAAGCATACAATTCCTATTATTTGGATTGTATGCTTTCGATTTTTTACCCTCTTTTGACCTTCCACAATCAGTAAAATACATTGGATTGCTATTTGCCATTATAGGTTTTATTATCTCAGCACTTTCGGTCTTGCAGCTCAACAAAAATTTAACCGTTTTTCCAACGCCTAAAACTGATTCTGAGTTAATCACTTTTGGAATGTACAAACTTAGTCGACATCCTATTTACACAGGACTTATCTTGTTTACGTTTGGATATGCCTTTTATAAAGTTTCATTTTTAAAATTAGTCATTGCTTTCGTACTATTGCTTTTATTTTATTTCAAAACAAAATATGAAGAGCAACAATTACTTCAAAAATTTTCTGATTATAAAGAGTACCAGAAAAAAGTAAACCTATTTTTTCCTAAAATCATAAAGCCTCAAGAATAA
- a CDS encoding cbb3-type cytochrome c oxidase subunit I — protein sequence MKFKTKKLFFKPKVKLITLALLFFLQPIITFAQTDEGVSFFPNKSIGFIGILTGLVIIAVVLVLFLVVKLSSNTNYFLDQKSQIQKEKFKKYITNLNESDIEVLKKKRNQNSNRTSFLVLGFLSLVPQIMSAETAPAKREDLFSQPGVLITLVLIFIPLFLALVYLAAKVSTGFKNYVNNQKINEAKEFAAYISETENIPSDADLDEIKNKLEYTIKPNELSGNETASDSKGLLKNISTETNYRFFASKRPPIKRPKIDPELTRLILWYLGTAVFWLFVGSSVGEYVGIKFIVPDADNYSWLSIGRLRAVHTNLVFWAWSTIGIMGLGYYIVPMVSNAPLNSIKNGWKALIAVNSAMFVGAISIMAGINNGGGEYREIIWPIMAVWAYGLLLTVINFIKTIAKRTTHEIYISNWFIVASYIFILIVATIAYIPMGQDGIGETIVQGYYMHQAVGMWFMFSMLGVLYYLLPQQVNKPIYSYSLGVLAFWSQILFYTVIGTHHFVFSALPWWLQTVAIVGSVGMLIPVTSGTINYLMTMKGSWSKISNSYSLPFFFVGIIYYFTGSYQGTAEAFRSTNLIWHFTDFTIAHSHITMYGIITFLLFGSIYAIVPRLTGKEPPQLGVGAHFWLALIGLQFYTIPLMIGGTLKGLMWAEGKPFIDSVVLMGPYWLWRAIGGTLMWLSHIVLAYNMYKMMRPSTDIDVKEKAFEIINQDLEANSVEPKI from the coding sequence ATGAAATTCAAGACTAAAAAGCTTTTTTTTAAACCTAAAGTAAAGTTAATTACTCTCGCTCTGCTATTTTTTTTGCAGCCCATTATAACCTTTGCTCAAACAGATGAGGGTGTTAGTTTTTTCCCAAACAAGTCTATCGGTTTTATCGGAATATTAACAGGACTTGTTATTATAGCAGTTGTGTTGGTTCTTTTTTTAGTAGTAAAACTTTCTTCGAATACAAACTATTTTTTGGATCAGAAATCACAAATTCAAAAAGAGAAATTCAAAAAATACATCACTAATTTGAATGAATCTGATATTGAGGTATTGAAGAAAAAACGCAACCAAAATAGTAACCGAACTTCATTTTTGGTGCTTGGTTTTCTATCATTAGTACCACAAATAATGTCTGCTGAAACTGCTCCTGCAAAAAGGGAAGATCTTTTTTCGCAACCAGGAGTATTAATTACGTTGGTATTGATTTTTATTCCGTTGTTTTTGGCATTGGTTTATCTAGCTGCAAAGGTGTCTACTGGCTTTAAAAATTATGTCAATAATCAAAAAATAAACGAAGCGAAAGAGTTTGCTGCCTATATTTCTGAAACAGAAAATATTCCAAGTGATGCCGATTTAGATGAAATCAAAAATAAACTAGAATACACCATTAAACCAAATGAATTATCCGGTAATGAGACTGCAAGCGATTCAAAAGGGTTATTGAAAAATATTAGTACCGAAACTAATTATCGCTTTTTTGCCTCAAAAAGACCGCCAATTAAACGTCCTAAAATTGATCCCGAATTAACTCGATTAATTTTATGGTATTTGGGTACTGCCGTTTTTTGGCTTTTCGTTGGTAGTAGTGTTGGAGAATATGTTGGTATAAAATTTATTGTTCCAGATGCTGACAATTATAGTTGGTTGAGTATTGGTAGACTTCGTGCCGTGCATACGAACCTCGTTTTTTGGGCATGGTCAACGATAGGTATTATGGGATTGGGTTATTACATCGTTCCTATGGTTAGTAATGCTCCATTAAATAGTATTAAAAACGGATGGAAAGCACTTATTGCTGTCAATTCAGCTATGTTTGTAGGTGCTATTTCGATTATGGCCGGAATCAATAATGGTGGAGGTGAATACCGTGAAATCATTTGGCCAATTATGGCAGTGTGGGCCTACGGATTGTTGCTTACTGTGATAAACTTTATTAAAACTATAGCAAAACGTACAACGCACGAAATTTATATTTCGAACTGGTTTATAGTAGCTTCTTATATTTTCATCCTGATTGTAGCTACAATAGCATACATCCCGATGGGGCAAGACGGAATTGGTGAAACAATCGTACAGGGATACTATATGCATCAAGCGGTGGGAATGTGGTTTATGTTTTCTATGCTTGGTGTACTCTATTATCTATTGCCTCAGCAAGTCAACAAACCTATATATTCGTATAGTTTAGGTGTATTGGCTTTTTGGTCACAAATTTTATTTTACACCGTTATTGGAACACATCACTTTGTCTTTAGTGCCTTGCCATGGTGGTTGCAAACAGTAGCAATTGTTGGTAGTGTTGGGATGCTAATTCCGGTTACTTCTGGAACCATTAATTATTTGATGACTATGAAGGGATCTTGGAGCAAGATTAGTAATAGTTACTCATTGCCATTCTTTTTTGTTGGAATTATCTATTATTTCACTGGTTCTTATCAAGGAACAGCCGAAGCCTTTCGATCTACCAATTTAATTTGGCACTTTACTGACTTTACCATTGCGCACTCGCACATTACGATGTACGGAATTATAACTTTTTTACTTTTTGGTAGTATCTATGCTATTGTACCACGTCTTACAGGAAAAGAACCACCACAATTGGGAGTTGGTGCTCATTTTTGGTTGGCATTAATAGGATTACAATTTTATACTATTCCGTTGATGATTGGTGGTACTTTAAAAGGATTAATGTGGGCCGAAGGAAAACCATTTATTGATAGCGTTGTACTTATGGGACCTTACTGGTTATGGAGAGCTATTGGCGGAACATTGATGTGGTTGTCTCATATCGTTTTGGCTTATAATATGTACAAAATGATGCGCCCTTCTACTGATATAGATGTAAAAGAAAAAGCATTCGAAATAATCAATCAAGATTTAGAAGCTAATTCAGTTGAACCTAAAATTTAA
- a CDS encoding helix-turn-helix domain-containing protein: protein MCEIKNVSCSEVAQNELKFAVYTTADFLKFMHQLNTPHRHNYYMILLNKKNHGSQLIDFKEFDIAPFSVTCLHLGQVHQWLNYESIEGYVLVFESDFFALRYQNYQLSEFSFLSYRHTQPYLTISEEKFNHIESIAVWMLREFNSIEVNFEKSLRSLLNIMLIDLNRLFEPANKNAEFSQSLQLIHHFEELIDKYYKEKHFVKDYASLLHVRPNYLNAICNEVTSSSAGDLIRNRILIEAKRLLIHEKKTASEIAYELGFVDNSYFGRFFKKYENYTPDGFKKKYLKN from the coding sequence ATGTGCGAAATAAAAAATGTCAGTTGTAGTGAAGTTGCTCAAAATGAGCTGAAATTTGCTGTTTATACTACTGCAGATTTTTTAAAATTTATGCATCAATTAAACACTCCACATCGTCATAATTATTATATGATTTTGCTTAACAAAAAAAATCATGGATCTCAATTAATAGATTTCAAAGAATTTGACATTGCCCCTTTTTCAGTAACTTGTCTGCATCTTGGGCAAGTACATCAATGGCTTAATTATGAAAGCATCGAAGGCTATGTTTTGGTATTCGAAAGTGACTTTTTTGCTTTAAGATATCAGAATTATCAGCTTAGTGAATTTTCATTTCTAAGCTATCGACATACTCAGCCATACCTAACCATATCTGAAGAAAAATTTAATCATATTGAGTCTATAGCCGTTTGGATGTTACGGGAGTTCAATAGTATTGAAGTTAATTTCGAAAAATCCTTGCGTTCGTTACTTAATATTATGTTGATTGATCTTAATAGATTATTTGAACCTGCAAACAAAAACGCAGAATTTAGTCAATCACTCCAACTGATTCACCACTTTGAAGAGCTAATTGACAAGTATTACAAAGAGAAGCATTTTGTTAAAGATTATGCTTCTCTTTTACATGTTAGACCTAATTACCTAAATGCTATTTGCAACGAGGTAACTAGCAGTTCTGCTGGTGATTTAATTCGCAACCGAATTCTAATTGAAGCGAAACGCTTGCTCATTCACGAAAAAAAGACAGCCTCTGAAATTGCATACGAATTAGGTTTTGTAGACAATTCTTATTTTGGACGCTTTTTTAAAAAATATGAAAATTATACCCCAGACGGTTTCAAGAAAAAGTATTTAAAAAATTAG
- a CDS encoding rhodanese-like domain-containing protein — protein sequence MEELRIKEVCPTSTLELIKRNYLLLDVREEKEFDQFSFDIPRVLHIPMSQLALRMNEIPKEEKVIVASLLGERSLQVVTLLSDYGFTNLLQMKKGLSKWAQKGYPIKGETTIEKKSCCGGESKCN from the coding sequence ATGGAAGAGTTAAGAATAAAAGAGGTTTGCCCAACAAGCACATTAGAATTAATTAAACGAAATTATCTATTGCTCGATGTTCGTGAAGAAAAGGAATTTGATCAGTTTTCGTTTGATATTCCGCGTGTTTTACACATTCCAATGAGTCAATTGGCTTTAAGAATGAACGAAATCCCAAAAGAGGAGAAAGTAATTGTGGCGTCTTTATTAGGTGAGCGTAGTTTGCAAGTAGTAACATTGTTAAGTGATTATGGCTTTACTAATTTGTTACAAATGAAGAAGGGCCTTTCAAAATGGGCTCAAAAAGGTTATCCTATAAAAGGGGAAACTACTATTGAAAAAAAGTCCTGCTGTGGAGGCGAATCAAAATGCAATTAA
- a CDS encoding DUF6132 family protein — protein MTKKQYIFTGVGVVVGLIAGYAYYHFVGCASGTCAITSKPINSTLYGGLMGGLLFNMFVTSPKKKENNE, from the coding sequence ATGACGAAAAAACAATATATTTTTACAGGAGTTGGAGTAGTGGTAGGTCTGATTGCGGGGTATGCTTATTATCATTTTGTAGGCTGCGCTTCAGGTACTTGTGCCATTACCTCAAAGCCGATAAATAGTACTTTATATGGTGGTTTAATGGGTGGTTTGTTATTTAATATGTTTGTAACTTCACCAAAAAAGAAAGAAAACAATGAGTGA
- a CDS encoding IS630 family transposase produces MKGKRNEEQFRFKQEQIETLKSLEDSGYIDLYFGDQSHFGLSPNVPYAWQTKDNPILLPAAKGKYQNVVGLMTRKNKLYFETLETTFNSDRIISFMNRFVEQTIKKTIVILDNSPIHKSKKFMAKIEQWKEKDVLIYFLPPYSPELNLIEILWRRIKYQWLDFDAYKSFENLKEKLNFVLTNFGIKYDIKF; encoded by the coding sequence TTGAAAGGCAAACGCAACGAAGAACAATTTAGATTTAAACAAGAGCAGATAGAAACATTAAAGAGTTTGGAAGATAGCGGTTATATTGATTTATATTTTGGAGACCAAAGTCATTTTGGACTCTCTCCTAATGTGCCTTATGCTTGGCAAACAAAGGATAATCCAATTTTGTTACCCGCTGCTAAAGGTAAATATCAGAATGTAGTTGGATTAATGACCCGTAAAAATAAACTCTATTTCGAAACACTTGAAACAACCTTTAATTCAGATAGAATCATCAGTTTTATGAATCGATTTGTGGAACAAACCATTAAAAAAACCATTGTAATTCTTGACAATTCTCCCATACACAAATCAAAGAAGTTTATGGCTAAAATAGAACAATGGAAAGAAAAAGATGTTTTAATTTACTTTTTGCCACCTTATTCTCCAGAGTTAAACCTGATTGAAATTCTATGGCGGAGAATAAAATATCAATGGTTAGATTTTGATGCTTATAAATCATTCGAAAACCTCAAAGAAAAATTAAATTTTGTCCTGACTAATTTTGGAATAAAATACGACATTAAATTTTAA
- a CDS encoding helix-turn-helix domain-containing protein, protein MRYVTLKEEEVLVLEHLYQNSPNNTVRKRSQCLVLSHQRHKIKDLASIFKVSRRTIERWFDSWASIGVDSLAISEGRGAKTLLKDYTEEVSKQLELHNRNLKNVLIYFEEQHNIVICKKTLQNFLKVTGL, encoded by the coding sequence ATGAGATATGTAACACTAAAAGAAGAAGAGGTTTTGGTACTAGAGCACCTTTACCAAAATAGCCCTAATAATACTGTTAGGAAACGTAGTCAATGCCTTGTTTTATCACATCAAAGACACAAGATTAAAGACTTGGCTTCTATTTTTAAAGTCAGTCGCAGAACGATTGAACGTTGGTTTGATAGTTGGGCTAGTATTGGGGTTGATTCTCTTGCTATATCAGAAGGAAGAGGAGCAAAAACTCTTTTAAAAGACTATACGGAAGAAGTTTCCAAGCAATTAGAACTTCACAATAGAAATTTAAAAAATGTATTAATTTACTTTGAGGAGCAACACAATATTGTCATCTGCAAAAAGACTTTGCAGAATTTTTTAAAAGTTACTGGGCTATAA